Proteins from one Planctomyces sp. SH-PL62 genomic window:
- a CDS encoding fumarate hydratase, with protein sequence MPEFAYQNPFPLGPDTTEYRNLGKDLVSTATFDGDEILKIQPEALTLLAREALRDVSFLYRPAHLRQVAAILDDPEASPNDKGVAIALLRNAAVAAGFQLPMCQDTGTATVVAKKGQRVWTGGHKDEEWISKGIYETYQQENLRYSQTIPVSMFEEINSGTNLPAQIDILATNGSSYDFLFVAKGGGSANKSYLYQETKALLNPASLEKFLKEKLRSLGTAACPPYHLAVVVGGTSAEATMKTVKLASAKYLDHLPTEGNRLGQAFRDLEMEAKVMEIARKSGIGAQFGGKYFALDARVIRLPRHGASCPVGLGVSCSADRNVKGRIDRDGVWLEVLERDPAQYIPARYRTGLGAEHGVKVDLNRPMAEILAELTQYQVSTPLKLNGRMIVARDIAHAKIKERLDRGEGMPDYLKAHPVYYAGPAKTPEGMPSGSFGPTTAGRMDSYVDLFQSNGGSMIMIAKGNRSQAVTDACKKHGGFYLGSIGGPAALLAHDSIKKVELLEYPELGMEAVYQIEVVDFPAFILVDDKGNEFFSQLPVVA encoded by the coding sequence ATGCCTGAATTCGCCTACCAAAACCCCTTCCCGCTTGGTCCCGACACGACCGAATACCGCAATCTTGGCAAGGACCTGGTCTCGACTGCGACCTTCGACGGCGACGAGATCCTCAAGATCCAGCCCGAGGCGCTGACGCTCCTGGCGCGCGAGGCCCTCCGCGACGTCTCATTCCTCTACCGTCCCGCCCACCTGCGGCAAGTCGCCGCGATCCTCGACGATCCCGAAGCCTCCCCGAACGACAAGGGGGTCGCGATCGCCCTGCTGCGGAACGCCGCCGTCGCCGCCGGCTTCCAGCTCCCCATGTGCCAGGACACCGGCACGGCGACGGTCGTCGCCAAGAAAGGCCAGCGCGTCTGGACCGGGGGCCACAAGGACGAGGAGTGGATCTCGAAGGGGATCTACGAGACCTATCAGCAGGAAAACCTCCGCTACTCGCAGACGATCCCGGTCTCGATGTTCGAGGAGATCAACTCGGGGACCAACCTCCCCGCCCAGATCGACATCCTCGCCACGAACGGTTCGAGCTATGATTTCCTGTTCGTCGCCAAGGGGGGCGGCTCGGCCAACAAGTCGTACCTGTATCAGGAGACGAAGGCCCTGCTGAACCCGGCGAGCCTGGAGAAGTTCCTCAAGGAGAAGCTCCGCTCGCTCGGCACGGCGGCCTGCCCGCCGTACCACCTCGCGGTCGTCGTCGGCGGCACCTCGGCGGAGGCGACGATGAAGACCGTCAAGCTCGCCAGCGCCAAGTATCTCGACCACCTGCCGACCGAGGGGAACAGGCTCGGCCAGGCCTTCCGCGACCTGGAGATGGAAGCGAAGGTCATGGAGATCGCCCGCAAGAGCGGCATCGGCGCCCAGTTCGGCGGGAAGTATTTCGCCCTCGACGCACGCGTGATCCGGCTTCCTCGCCACGGCGCCTCTTGCCCCGTCGGCCTGGGCGTCTCGTGCTCGGCCGACCGCAACGTCAAGGGCCGCATCGACCGCGACGGCGTCTGGCTCGAAGTCCTGGAGCGCGACCCCGCCCAGTACATCCCCGCGCGATACCGCACCGGCCTGGGCGCGGAGCACGGCGTGAAAGTCGACCTGAACCGGCCGATGGCGGAGATCCTGGCGGAACTCACCCAGTACCAGGTCTCGACCCCTCTCAAGCTCAACGGCCGGATGATCGTGGCGCGCGACATCGCACACGCCAAGATCAAGGAGCGGCTCGATCGCGGCGAGGGGATGCCCGACTACCTCAAGGCCCATCCGGTCTACTACGCCGGACCGGCCAAGACGCCCGAGGGGATGCCCTCCGGCTCGTTCGGCCCGACGACCGCCGGCCGCATGGACAGCTACGTCGACCTCTTCCAGTCTAACGGCGGCTCGATGATCATGATCGCCAAGGGGAACCGCTCGCAGGCCGTCACCGACGCCTGCAAGAAGCACGGCGGATTCTACCTCGGCTCCATCGGCGGCCCCGCCGCCCTGCTCGCCCACGACAGCATCAAGAAGGTCGAGCTGCTCGAATATCCCGAGCTGGGCATGGAAGCCGTCTACCAGATCGAGGTGGTGGACTTCCCCGCTTTCATCCTCGTCGACGACAAGGGGAACGAGTTCTTCTCGCAGCTCCCCGTCGTCGCCTGA
- the eno gene encoding phosphopyruvate hydratase yields the protein MPTLRSLKARQVLDSRGRPTVEVDAFASNGARGTAIVPSGASTGRHEALELRDADPAHYGGLGVSKAVANIHSTIAPALLDMDLDDQRAVDAALIALDGTPNKGRLGANALLGVSLAVAHASAASRGEELFLHLNRLWKARAKGLGDAVPQEPTLPLPMVNMISGGLHAGRNLDIQDVLFIPIGAESYSQALETIVAMYRAVGQVLAKLGMESTLVGDEGGYGPRLSGDEQALEIVVEAMNLCGLTPGEQGAIALDVASTHFFDESSRTYRFSATGSRPLDAGAMIELLARWTERYPIVSIEDGLAEDDWEGWKALTDRLGSKVQLIGDDLFVTQTARLGRGIENGAGNAVLIKVNQVGTLSETLDALETARRSGFRPIVSARSGETEDATIADLAVGTAAGQIKIGSVARSERLAKYNRLLRIEEALGRDARFAGRATLP from the coding sequence ATGCCGACTCTCCGGTCGTTGAAGGCTCGTCAGGTCCTGGATTCGCGCGGTCGTCCGACGGTCGAGGTCGACGCCTTCGCCTCCAACGGCGCGCGGGGGACGGCGATCGTTCCGTCCGGGGCCAGCACCGGCCGCCATGAGGCGCTCGAGCTTCGCGACGCCGACCCCGCCCATTACGGCGGCCTGGGCGTGTCGAAGGCCGTGGCCAATATCCATTCGACGATCGCCCCGGCGCTCCTGGACATGGACCTGGACGACCAGCGGGCGGTCGACGCCGCGCTGATCGCCCTCGACGGCACCCCGAACAAGGGTCGCCTGGGCGCGAACGCGCTGCTGGGCGTATCGCTGGCCGTGGCGCACGCGTCGGCGGCCTCCCGGGGCGAGGAGCTTTTCCTCCACCTGAATCGGCTCTGGAAGGCCCGTGCGAAGGGCCTCGGCGACGCCGTCCCGCAGGAGCCGACGCTCCCGCTGCCGATGGTCAACATGATCTCGGGGGGGCTGCACGCGGGCCGAAACCTGGACATCCAGGACGTGCTGTTCATCCCCATCGGCGCCGAGAGCTACAGCCAGGCTCTGGAGACGATCGTCGCCATGTACCGGGCGGTCGGCCAGGTGCTCGCGAAGCTCGGCATGGAATCGACGCTGGTCGGAGACGAGGGGGGATACGGGCCCCGCCTGAGCGGCGACGAGCAGGCGCTCGAGATCGTCGTGGAGGCGATGAACCTCTGCGGCCTGACCCCCGGCGAGCAAGGCGCGATCGCCCTCGACGTCGCCTCGACCCATTTCTTCGACGAGTCCTCCCGGACTTATCGCTTCTCGGCGACCGGCTCGCGGCCCCTGGACGCCGGGGCCATGATCGAGTTGCTCGCCCGCTGGACGGAGCGCTATCCGATCGTTTCCATCGAGGACGGCCTGGCCGAGGACGACTGGGAGGGCTGGAAGGCGCTCACGGATCGCCTCGGGAGCAAGGTCCAGCTCATCGGCGACGACCTGTTCGTCACCCAGACGGCGCGGCTCGGTCGCGGAATCGAGAACGGGGCGGGGAACGCCGTCCTGATCAAGGTGAATCAGGTGGGGACGCTCAGCGAGACGCTCGACGCCCTGGAGACGGCGCGGCGATCGGGCTTCCGTCCGATCGTCTCGGCCCGTTCAGGCGAGACCGAGGACGCCACCATCGCCGACCTGGCGGTTGGGACCGCGGCGGGCCAGATCAAGATCGGCTCCGTGGCGCGGTCGGAGCGTCTGGCCAAGTACAACCGCCTCTTGCGGATCGAGGAGGCTCTCGGCCGGGACGCCCGCTTCGCCGGACGTGCCACGCTCCCCTGA
- a CDS encoding phosphotransferase family protein, protein MHELTAENTADYLRESGRIGAGVPVSVRELSGGVSNVVLRVDAADREPFVVKQCRERLRVAVEWLARLDRIWVEYATLRVLAELLPAGATPRILFEDREEYLFGMTCAPEDSETWKARLMRGEADPEVAARLGTLLAIIHAQAPRHPAFSPRLADTSLFDELRVDPYYRTTARAHPDLAPKFDALIAEMNLPEDRRGLVLGDFSPKNILIHARGLVLLDFECAHLGDPGFDLGFFLSHLALKRIHGVVGDADYQRLAAGFLAAYFDELGDRLGPPAELSSRAIRHTAACLLARVDGKSPVEYLDGPRRETARRSALALFEEAPADWDGMHEILDRVGRSRS, encoded by the coding sequence ATGCACGAATTGACGGCCGAGAATACGGCGGATTACCTCCGCGAGTCCGGGAGGATCGGCGCGGGGGTCCCCGTTTCGGTGCGCGAGCTGAGCGGCGGCGTCTCGAACGTCGTGCTGCGTGTGGACGCGGCCGATCGCGAACCATTCGTCGTCAAACAGTGCCGCGAACGGCTGCGGGTGGCCGTCGAGTGGCTCGCCCGGCTGGACCGGATCTGGGTCGAGTACGCGACGCTCCGCGTGCTCGCCGAACTCCTCCCCGCCGGCGCCACGCCCCGCATCCTGTTCGAGGATCGCGAGGAATACCTCTTCGGGATGACCTGCGCACCGGAGGACTCCGAGACGTGGAAGGCCCGGCTGATGCGCGGCGAAGCCGACCCCGAGGTCGCCGCCAGGCTGGGAACGCTCCTGGCGATCATCCACGCCCAGGCCCCTCGCCATCCCGCGTTCTCGCCGCGCCTCGCCGACACGTCGCTCTTCGACGAGCTACGTGTGGATCCCTACTATCGGACCACGGCGCGGGCCCATCCCGACCTCGCCCCGAAGTTCGACGCCCTGATCGCCGAGATGAATCTCCCTGAAGACCGCCGCGGCCTGGTGCTCGGCGATTTCAGCCCGAAGAACATCCTCATCCACGCGCGGGGGCTCGTGCTGCTCGACTTCGAGTGCGCCCACCTCGGCGATCCCGGCTTCGACCTCGGCTTTTTCCTCAGCCACCTGGCGCTCAAGCGAATCCACGGGGTGGTGGGCGACGCCGACTATCAACGTCTCGCAGCGGGTTTCCTGGCCGCCTATTTCGATGAACTGGGCGATCGTCTCGGTCCCCCGGCCGAGCTTTCCTCACGGGCGATCCGGCACACCGCCGCGTGCCTGCTCGCGAGGGTCGACGGCAAGAGCCCGGTCGAATATCTCGACGGGCCGAGGCGCGAGACGGCCAGGCGCTCGGCGCTGGCGCTCTTCGAGGAAGCTCCCGCCGATTGGGACGGGATGCACGAGATCCTCGACCGCGTCGGTCGATCCCGCTCCTGA
- a CDS encoding sugar phosphate isomerase/epimerase family protein has product MFVACSTLCFANEPLEAALRHIAELEFDKFELAIVEDGQHLRPSEVGDDPEAAILRLKRGPALIPSTLYLDFGPVDWADPVQKKRFDNHCRFAKLLNVAVLTMTAAPAGSSLDAEIQRLTSLSSTAMRQGLVLALITHRDSVTGDAATALKLCKSVPGLGLTLDPSHYVGGPSKESDVDQLYPYVQNIHLRDTGKHANEFQVRIGQGQIEYARIVNLLQRAGYNRALTVAILDRPDNAFDREVEVRKLKLLLETLL; this is encoded by the coding sequence GTGTTCGTAGCCTGTAGCACGCTTTGCTTCGCGAATGAGCCCCTGGAGGCCGCCCTTCGGCACATCGCCGAGTTGGAGTTCGACAAGTTCGAGCTCGCCATCGTGGAGGACGGCCAGCACCTGCGCCCTTCCGAGGTCGGCGACGATCCGGAAGCGGCCATTCTGAGGCTCAAGCGAGGCCCGGCGCTCATCCCCTCGACCCTCTATCTGGATTTCGGACCGGTCGACTGGGCCGACCCCGTCCAGAAGAAGCGGTTCGACAACCACTGCCGGTTCGCCAAATTGCTGAACGTCGCCGTCCTCACGATGACGGCCGCCCCCGCGGGCTCGTCGCTGGACGCCGAGATCCAGCGTCTGACGAGCCTCTCGTCGACCGCCATGCGCCAGGGCCTCGTCCTGGCCCTCATCACGCATCGTGATTCGGTCACCGGCGACGCCGCCACGGCGCTGAAGCTCTGCAAGTCGGTTCCCGGGCTCGGCCTGACCCTCGATCCCAGCCATTACGTCGGCGGACCCTCCAAGGAATCCGACGTCGATCAGCTCTATCCCTACGTGCAGAACATCCACCTGCGCGACACGGGGAAGCACGCGAACGAGTTTCAGGTGCGCATCGGCCAGGGGCAGATCGAGTACGCCCGGATCGTCAACCTGCTCCAACGGGCCGGCTACAATCGCGCCCTGACCGTCGCGATCCTCGATCGCCCCGACAACGCGTTCGATCGCGAGGTCGAGGTCCGCAAGCTCAAGCTCCTCCTTGAAACGCTCCTTTGA